The Catenuloplanes niger genome includes a window with the following:
- the mycP gene encoding type VII secretion-associated serine protease mycosin, with the protein MSCESTAAPSGVVREEPWAQQRYGLDRLVPIADGTGTVVAVIDSGVDPTHPQLAGRVLHGTDFLDDGGEGALDCVGHGTAVASLIAAGPAPGVAFRGVAPEAQILPVRVSEQQIVDGAQTGRTVPPDRLAAAVRWAVDNDADVLNMSVVLYLDDPALRAAIGYAVANDVIVVAAVGNQHDVPGPATDPTPYPAAYAGVLGVGAITEDGRAAGFSQTGTYVDLVAPGGHVLTAVPGGGHAYADGTSYAAPFGAATAALVRQRRPDLSATDVIARLVATADPAPGGPAGEAYGYGVLNPYRAVTDTVPAPPPARTGPAVTPAVPAAEAIAAGHPGTPRALTLAAAGLAAVTVTLVLATVLPRARRRGWRPPTTKND; encoded by the coding sequence TTGTCCTGCGAAAGCACCGCTGCGCCGTCCGGTGTCGTCCGAGAAGAGCCATGGGCACAGCAACGGTACGGCCTGGACCGCCTCGTCCCGATCGCGGACGGCACCGGCACGGTGGTCGCCGTCATCGATTCCGGCGTCGACCCCACCCACCCGCAGCTGGCCGGCCGGGTGCTGCACGGCACCGACTTCCTGGACGACGGCGGCGAGGGCGCGCTCGACTGCGTCGGGCACGGCACCGCGGTCGCCAGCCTGATCGCGGCCGGTCCCGCGCCCGGCGTCGCGTTCCGGGGCGTCGCGCCGGAAGCCCAGATCCTGCCGGTACGGGTGAGCGAGCAGCAGATCGTGGACGGCGCGCAGACCGGCCGCACGGTCCCGCCCGACCGGCTCGCCGCCGCGGTCCGGTGGGCCGTGGACAACGACGCGGACGTGCTCAACATGTCCGTCGTGCTCTACCTCGACGATCCGGCGCTCCGGGCCGCGATCGGCTACGCGGTCGCGAACGACGTGATCGTGGTCGCGGCCGTCGGCAACCAGCACGACGTGCCCGGCCCGGCCACGGATCCCACGCCGTATCCCGCGGCCTACGCCGGTGTGCTCGGCGTCGGCGCGATCACCGAGGACGGACGGGCCGCCGGCTTCTCGCAGACCGGCACCTACGTCGACCTGGTCGCGCCGGGCGGTCACGTGCTGACCGCGGTGCCCGGCGGCGGCCACGCCTACGCGGACGGCACCAGTTACGCCGCCCCGTTCGGCGCCGCGACCGCCGCGCTCGTCCGGCAGCGCCGGCCGGACCTGAGCGCCACCGACGTGATCGCGCGCCTGGTCGCGACGGCCGATCCGGCGCCGGGCGGCCCGGCCGGTGAGGCGTACGGCTACGGCGTGCTCAACCCGTACCGAGCGGTCACCGACACGGTGCCCGCGCCGCCGCCCGCCCGGACCGGACCGGCCGTGACGCCGGCCGTCCCGGCCGCCGAGGCGATCGCGGCCGGGCACCCGGGCACGCCCCGCGCGCTCACGCTCGCGGCCGCCGGCCTGGCCGCCGTCACCGTCACGCTGGTCCTCGCCACGGTCCTTCCCCGCGCCCGCCGCCGCGGCTGGCGCCCACCCACCACGAAGAACGACTGA
- a CDS encoding WXG100 family type VII secretion target encodes MVDVGAVRGMGGEIAATAAALRSTLDALDEASRLPAEAWSGEARRAFVERRDAWRRAADDLIALLHEIGRAVDDAAADYLATEARNRSLFDPC; translated from the coding sequence ATGGTCGACGTCGGCGCGGTGCGCGGGATGGGCGGGGAGATCGCCGCGACCGCGGCCGCGCTGCGATCGACGCTCGACGCGCTCGACGAAGCGTCGCGTCTGCCGGCGGAGGCGTGGAGCGGCGAGGCACGCCGCGCCTTCGTGGAGCGACGGGACGCCTGGCGGCGCGCGGCCGACGACCTGATCGCGCTGCTGCACGAGATCGGCCGCGCCGTCGACGACGCCGCGGCCGACTACCTGGCCACCGAGGCCCGGAACCGGTCCCTGTTCGATCCGTGCTGA
- a CDS encoding WXG100 family type VII secretion target, translated as MTETTTVDPAALAGAAARCDDAATELRALLDGMLARLDSGRAAWRGAGGTAFEELRAAWAHDQETLVAALTGTAVLLRATAAAYVAADDDAAVELAALFGAWGRS; from the coding sequence ATGACAGAGACGACCACGGTGGACCCGGCGGCGCTGGCGGGCGCGGCGGCGAGGTGCGACGACGCGGCGACCGAGCTCCGGGCGTTGCTGGACGGCATGCTCGCCCGGCTGGACAGCGGCCGCGCGGCCTGGCGTGGCGCGGGCGGCACCGCGTTCGAGGAACTGCGCGCGGCCTGGGCACACGACCAGGAGACGCTGGTGGCCGCGCTGACCGGCACGGCGGTGCTGCTACGGGCCACCGCGGCCGCCTACGTCGCGGCCGACGACGACGCGGCCGTCGAGCTGGCGGCTCTGTTCGGTGCCTGGGGCCGATCGTGA
- the eccB gene encoding type VII secretion protein EccB, whose amino-acid sequence MPSRQDQLQAYRFAVQRVVAALVTRETDPVRTPFARTGGAVLAGLLVAAIGAGAVLIYDLFTGGGATNWRNERAVVVEKETGARYVYRDARLHPVVNYASALLIAGAPEAATVLVSRRSIEEVPRGVPLGIVDAPDSLPPADRLAGAPWSLCSVAGSPVLLAGPAADGGTRLDESGALVTAAGETHLLWRDRRHPVASEAVLSALGWGAVRPALVSTALLNTVPLGSALAAPPIPNLGDPSVVTGAVVGSVFVVATQGGAREYAVALTGGLAAITQVQADLLLGDPRIGQSGPVELPQAAYAAAPRAGDLRPPDGPATTPALMPVEDALCGVADSDAGLHGLRVGVRLPAASGYASAAVRVEPGRGALVEATAAPGAGGGTISLVTAAGRRHALASPDLLPTLGYPDATPLRLPAALVELIPEGAALDPAAATRPAQP is encoded by the coding sequence GTGCCGTCGCGGCAGGACCAGCTTCAGGCGTACCGGTTCGCGGTCCAGCGGGTGGTCGCGGCGCTGGTCACACGCGAGACCGACCCGGTGCGCACGCCGTTCGCGCGGACCGGCGGCGCGGTGCTGGCCGGGCTGCTCGTCGCCGCGATCGGCGCCGGAGCGGTGCTGATCTACGACCTGTTCACCGGCGGCGGCGCCACGAACTGGCGGAACGAGCGCGCGGTCGTGGTGGAGAAGGAGACCGGCGCGCGGTACGTCTACCGGGACGCCCGGCTGCACCCGGTGGTCAACTACGCGTCGGCGCTGCTCATCGCGGGAGCACCGGAGGCGGCCACGGTCCTGGTGTCCCGGCGGTCGATCGAGGAGGTGCCGCGCGGCGTACCGCTGGGCATCGTGGACGCGCCGGACTCGCTGCCGCCGGCCGACCGGCTGGCCGGGGCGCCGTGGTCGCTCTGTTCCGTCGCCGGCTCGCCGGTGCTGCTGGCCGGGCCGGCCGCGGACGGCGGGACCCGGCTGGACGAGTCCGGCGCGCTGGTCACCGCCGCCGGTGAGACGCACCTGCTCTGGCGCGACCGGCGGCATCCGGTCGCGTCCGAGGCGGTGCTGTCCGCACTCGGCTGGGGTGCGGTGCGGCCCGCCCTGGTGAGCACCGCGTTGCTGAACACGGTGCCGCTCGGATCCGCGCTGGCCGCACCGCCGATCCCGAATCTCGGCGATCCGTCCGTGGTGACCGGCGCGGTCGTCGGGAGCGTCTTCGTGGTGGCGACGCAGGGCGGCGCCCGGGAGTACGCGGTCGCGCTGACCGGAGGGCTGGCCGCGATCACGCAGGTGCAGGCCGATCTGCTGCTCGGCGACCCGCGGATCGGCCAGTCCGGGCCGGTCGAGCTGCCCCAGGCGGCGTACGCGGCGGCGCCCCGCGCGGGCGACCTGCGCCCACCGGACGGACCGGCGACGACACCCGCGCTGATGCCGGTGGAGGACGCGCTCTGCGGCGTCGCGGACTCGGACGCCGGCCTGCACGGGCTGCGGGTCGGCGTGCGGTTGCCGGCCGCGTCCGGGTACGCGTCGGCCGCGGTGCGGGTGGAGCCGGGGCGCGGTGCGCTGGTCGAGGCGACGGCCGCGCCGGGCGCCGGTGGCGGCACGATCAGCCTGGTCACGGCCGCGGGCCGGCGGCACGCGCTCGCGTCGCCGGACCTGCTGCCCACGCTCGGCTACCCGGACGCGACGCCGCTGCGCCTGCCGGCCGCCCTGGTCGAGCTGATCCCGGAGGGCGCGGCCCTCGACCCGGCGGCGGCGACCCGCCCCGCTCAGCCGTAG
- a CDS encoding phage holin family protein → MGILIRLGISALALWIATLVVPGISLETGSLGGAVGTLVAVAVIFGLVNAVLRPLIKVVGCGFYLLTLGLIALVVNGLLFMLTGWIAGELSLPFVVDGFWPAVLGALLVSIASWALNLFVPDGND, encoded by the coding sequence GTGGGCATCCTCATTCGGCTCGGCATCAGCGCGCTGGCACTCTGGATCGCCACGCTGGTCGTTCCGGGCATCTCGCTGGAGACCGGGTCGCTCGGCGGCGCGGTCGGCACGCTGGTGGCGGTCGCGGTGATCTTCGGGTTGGTCAACGCGGTGCTGCGGCCGCTGATCAAGGTGGTCGGCTGCGGGTTCTACCTGCTGACGCTGGGCCTGATCGCGCTGGTCGTGAACGGTCTGCTGTTCATGCTGACCGGCTGGATCGCCGGCGAGCTGAGCCTGCCGTTCGTGGTGGACGGTTTCTGGCCGGCCGTGCTCGGCGCGCTGCTGGTCTCGATCGCGAGCTGGGCGCTGAACCTGTTCGTGCCGGACGGCAACGACTAG
- the rarD gene encoding EamA family transporter RarD, giving the protein MDETRRGLAYGLAAYAIWGFFPLYIRLLEPAGPVEVLAHRVIWSVAFVAALLTLVRGWSFLRALRGQPKRLGGIALAAVLIGINWGGYIYGVHTERVVETALGYFITPLVVVLLGVLVLRERLRPAQWAALGVSALAVLVLTVDYGRLPYLALTLAASFGTYGLVKKNLALPPSGGLFVESAVLALPALAYLSWLAVTGGATFGTEGAGHLALMVLSGAATAIPLIMFASAANRLTLTAVGMLQYVAPILQLVVAVFVFHEPMPPARLAGFALVWVALIIFTVDGIRSSRAARRTAAPETAPV; this is encoded by the coding sequence ATGGACGAGACACGCCGCGGACTCGCGTACGGCCTGGCCGCGTACGCCATCTGGGGTTTCTTCCCGCTCTACATCCGGCTGCTGGAGCCGGCCGGCCCGGTGGAGGTCCTGGCCCACCGGGTGATCTGGTCGGTCGCGTTCGTCGCCGCGCTGCTCACCCTCGTCCGCGGCTGGTCGTTCCTGCGCGCGCTGCGCGGGCAGCCGAAGCGGCTCGGCGGCATCGCGCTGGCCGCCGTGCTGATCGGCATCAACTGGGGCGGCTACATCTACGGCGTCCACACCGAGCGCGTGGTCGAGACCGCGCTCGGCTACTTCATCACGCCGCTGGTCGTGGTGCTGCTCGGCGTGCTGGTGCTGCGCGAGCGGCTGCGCCCCGCGCAGTGGGCCGCGCTCGGCGTGAGCGCGCTGGCGGTGCTGGTGCTGACGGTCGACTACGGCCGGCTGCCGTACCTGGCGTTGACGCTGGCCGCGAGCTTCGGCACGTACGGCCTGGTCAAGAAGAACCTGGCACTGCCGCCGTCCGGTGGCCTGTTCGTCGAGTCGGCCGTGCTGGCGCTGCCCGCGCTCGCCTATCTGAGCTGGCTGGCCGTGACCGGTGGCGCCACGTTCGGCACCGAGGGCGCGGGCCACCTGGCGCTGATGGTGCTGTCCGGCGCCGCGACCGCGATTCCGCTGATCATGTTCGCGAGCGCGGCGAACCGGCTCACGCTGACCGCGGTCGGGATGCTCCAGTACGTCGCGCCGATCCTGCAGCTCGTGGTCGCGGTGTTCGTCTTCCACGAGCCGATGCCACCGGCCCGGCTGGCCGGCTTCGCGCTGGTCTGGGTCGCGCTGATCATCTTCACCGTGGACGGCATCCGGTCGAGCCGCGCCGCGCGCCGCACGGCGGCGCCGGAGACGGCCCCCGTCTAG